In one Mycobacterium sp. NBC_00419 genomic region, the following are encoded:
- a CDS encoding DUF501 domain-containing protein, giving the protein MVDPADLDAVAQQLGREPRGVLEVAYRCPNGEPAVVKTAPRLPDGTPFPTLYYLTHPALTAAASRLESEGLMRSMTEKLADDPAIAAAYRRAHESYLAERDAIESLGTEFTGGGMPDRVKCLHVLIAHSLAKGRGLNPFGDEALAVLAAEPAMAGILAKEEWT; this is encoded by the coding sequence GTGGTTGATCCCGCAGACCTCGACGCAGTGGCCCAGCAGCTGGGGCGGGAGCCGCGCGGTGTGCTCGAGGTCGCATACCGATGCCCCAATGGTGAACCGGCAGTGGTGAAGACGGCGCCGCGGCTGCCGGACGGGACGCCGTTCCCGACGCTGTACTACCTGACGCATCCGGCGCTGACGGCCGCGGCCAGCAGGCTGGAGTCCGAAGGGCTGATGCGTTCGATGACCGAGAAGCTGGCTGACGATCCGGCGATCGCCGCGGCCTACCGGCGCGCCCACGAGTCGTATCTGGCCGAGCGGGATGCGATCGAATCGCTGGGGACGGAGTTCACCGGTGGCGGTATGCCGGACCGGGTCAAGTGTCTGCACGTGCTGATCGCGCATTCGCTGGCAAAAGGCCGCGGGCTCAACCCCTTTGGTGACGAGGCACTGGCGGTGTTGGCTGCCGAGCCGGCAATGGCGGGAATCCTGGCGAAAGAGGAGTGGACGTGA
- a CDS encoding FtsB family cell division protein: MAESKRPDPKRRSPASRPGASSRARPRTTPAAKREPRPQAEPTAHSVTEPMRRSIAASTEQRNEQRLGFTARRAAILAAVVCVLTLTIAGPVRTYFAQRTEMKQLAASEAALRQQISDLESQKQKLADPVYIAAQARERLGFVMPGDIPYQVQLPPGAVPAPGAAPQTEAVRSNDPWYTALWHTIADAPHGPPPAPVAPTDPNLPLPPPPEPVPVPPGG, from the coding sequence GTGGCGGAAAGCAAGCGGCCTGATCCGAAGCGACGCTCCCCGGCCTCCCGGCCGGGGGCGTCGAGTCGGGCCCGCCCTCGCACCACCCCCGCCGCCAAGCGTGAGCCGCGGCCGCAGGCCGAGCCCACCGCGCACAGCGTCACCGAGCCGATGCGTCGTTCGATCGCCGCGTCGACCGAGCAGCGCAACGAACAGCGGCTGGGGTTCACCGCCCGCCGTGCCGCGATCCTGGCCGCGGTGGTCTGCGTGCTGACGCTGACGATCGCCGGCCCGGTGCGCACCTACTTCGCCCAGCGCACCGAGATGAAGCAGCTCGCGGCGAGCGAGGCGGCGCTGCGCCAGCAGATCTCCGACCTGGAGTCGCAGAAGCAGAAGCTGGCCGACCCGGTCTACATCGCTGCCCAGGCCCGCGAGCGCCTGGGTTTCGTGATGCCCGGCGACATTCCCTATCAGGTGCAGCTACCGCCGGGAGCGGTGCCCGCCCCGGGGGCGGCGCCGCAGACCGAGGCCGTCCGCAGCAACGACCCCTGGTACACCGCGCTGTGGCACACCATCGCCGACGCACCGCACGGTCCGCCGCCTGCGCCGGTCGCGCCCACCGATCCGAATCTTCCGCTGCCGCCTCCGCCGGAGCCGGTCCCGGTGCCGCCCGGTGGTTGA
- the eno gene encoding phosphopyruvate hydratase — protein sequence MPIIEQVAAREILDSRGNPTVEVEVALIDGTFARAAVPSGASTGEHEAVELRDGAARYGGKGVEKAVEAVLDEIAPAVIGLNADDQRLIDQALLDLDGTPDKSRLGANAILGVSLAVAKAAADSAGLPLFRYLGGPNAHILPVPMMNIVNGGAHADTGVDVQEFMVAPIGAPSFKEALRWGAEVYHSLKSVLKKQGLSTGLGDEGGFAPDIAGTRAALDLISSAIDGAGFKLGTDVALALDVAATEFYTKGTGYSFEKETRTAEQMTAFYAELLDAYPLVSIEDPLSEDDWDGWVELTTAIGDRVQIVGDDLFVTNPERLEEGIERGAANALLVKVNQIGTLTETLDAVALAHNSGYRTMMSHRSGETEDTTIADLAVAVGSGQIKTGAPARSERVAKYNQLLRIEEALGDAARYAGDLAFPRFVTGE from the coding sequence GTGCCCATCATCGAGCAGGTTGCGGCCCGCGAGATCCTCGACTCACGCGGTAATCCGACCGTCGAGGTCGAAGTGGCCCTGATCGACGGCACCTTCGCCCGTGCCGCGGTCCCGTCGGGTGCCTCCACCGGTGAGCACGAGGCCGTCGAACTGCGTGACGGCGCCGCCCGCTACGGCGGCAAGGGTGTCGAGAAGGCCGTCGAGGCGGTGCTCGACGAGATCGCCCCGGCCGTCATCGGGCTCAACGCCGACGATCAGCGCCTCATCGACCAGGCGTTGCTGGACCTCGACGGCACCCCGGACAAGTCGCGGCTGGGCGCCAACGCCATCCTCGGCGTCTCGCTCGCGGTGGCCAAGGCCGCCGCCGACAGCGCCGGTCTTCCGCTGTTCCGCTACCTGGGCGGGCCGAACGCCCACATCCTGCCGGTGCCGATGATGAACATCGTCAACGGCGGCGCGCACGCCGACACCGGCGTCGACGTCCAGGAGTTCATGGTCGCCCCGATCGGTGCGCCCAGCTTCAAGGAAGCGCTGCGCTGGGGCGCGGAGGTCTACCACTCGCTCAAGTCGGTGCTCAAGAAGCAGGGTTTGTCGACCGGCCTGGGCGACGAGGGTGGGTTTGCCCCCGACATCGCCGGCACCCGGGCGGCCCTTGACCTGATCAGCTCGGCGATCGACGGGGCCGGGTTCAAGCTCGGCACCGACGTGGCGCTGGCGCTCGACGTCGCGGCCACCGAGTTCTACACCAAGGGCACCGGGTACAGCTTCGAGAAGGAGACCCGCACCGCCGAGCAGATGACGGCGTTCTACGCCGAACTGCTCGATGCGTACCCATTGGTGTCCATCGAGGACCCGCTGTCGGAGGACGACTGGGACGGCTGGGTCGAGCTGACCACCGCGATCGGCGACCGGGTGCAGATTGTCGGTGACGACCTGTTCGTCACCAACCCCGAGCGGCTGGAAGAGGGCATCGAGCGCGGTGCGGCCAACGCTCTGCTGGTGAAGGTCAACCAGATCGGCACGCTCACCGAGACGTTGGACGCGGTCGCACTGGCCCACAACAGCGGCTACCGGACGATGATGAGCCACCGCAGCGGCGAGACCGAGGACACCACGATCGCCGACCTCGCGGTCGCCGTCGGCAGCGGCCAGATCAAGACCGGCGCGCCGGCCCGCAGCGAGCGGGTGGCCAAGTACAACCAACTGCTGCGCATCGAGGAAGCCCTCGGTGATGCCGCCCGCTATGCAGGCGACCTGGCCTTCCCGCGGTTCGTGACAGGCGAGTAG
- a CDS encoding lytic transglycosylase domain-containing protein — translation MSSSRWVRAGAVVATAAVLLAASCSWQLGTPIPEGVPPPAGDPVPAVDTHAKGRPADQLHQWALERAAALDIPVKALEAYAYAARVAEVENPNCHLAWTTLAGIGMVESHHGTYRGATIAPNGDVSPPIRGVRLDGTNGNLEIVDSEEALDGDPVYARAMGPMQFIPETWRLYGVDANNDGAINPDNIDDAALSAAGYLCFRGKDLATPRGWMNALHAYNHSDQYARTVRDWATAYAQGHPL, via the coding sequence GTGTCGTCATCGCGTTGGGTGCGGGCTGGCGCCGTCGTCGCGACAGCCGCCGTGCTGCTGGCCGCGAGTTGTTCATGGCAGCTGGGCACACCCATCCCCGAAGGCGTGCCGCCGCCCGCCGGCGATCCGGTGCCTGCGGTCGACACCCACGCCAAGGGCAGGCCCGCCGATCAACTGCACCAGTGGGCGCTCGAGCGTGCGGCGGCACTCGATATCCCGGTCAAGGCCCTGGAGGCGTACGCCTACGCCGCGCGGGTGGCCGAGGTGGAGAACCCCAACTGCCATCTGGCGTGGACGACGCTGGCCGGTATCGGGATGGTGGAAAGTCACCACGGCACCTACCGCGGCGCGACGATCGCCCCCAACGGCGACGTCAGCCCGCCGATCCGCGGAGTGCGCCTCGACGGCACCAACGGCAACCTCGAGATCGTCGATTCCGAGGAGGCGCTGGACGGCGACCCGGTGTACGCCCGGGCGATGGGTCCCATGCAGTTCATCCCGGAGACCTGGCGGCTCTACGGCGTCGACGCCAACAACGACGGGGCGATCAACCCGGACAACATCGATGACGCCGCACTATCGGCAGCCGGGTACCTCTGCTTCCGCGGGAAAGACCTGGCCACACCCCGCGGCTGGATGAATGCCCTGCATGCCTACAACCACTCCGACCAGTACGCCCGCACCGTGCGGGACTGGGCCACGGCCTACGCGCAAGGACACCCGCTCTAA
- the efeU gene encoding iron uptake transporter permease EfeU yields the protein MNTSFAAAAPTVPAQLFGSGLIGLREGLEAGIVVMVLVAFLVKSQRRDALKWVWLGVAAALAMTVGVFLVIQYGTYTIKDLAAEAIAGVASLVAVAIVTSMVLWMRKASAGLSGELRAGMSRALETGAAAVFMLAFLAVGREGFETALFMVGYAEAETAWPLLGLLVGVAVAAAIACGMYAGAVRINLAKFFKYTGAFLIVVAAGILSYGVGALQTVGWLPGLGTKAFDITSWFNWSSWYGEIIQGVFNVTPTPTVLQLIAWLAYLALVLTVFLRPVTAAPAAPAPTSANAEPSSDPSEQTPQPERSAS from the coding sequence ATGAACACGTCTTTCGCCGCCGCGGCCCCGACAGTTCCCGCGCAGCTGTTCGGCAGTGGCCTGATCGGGCTGCGAGAGGGCCTCGAGGCCGGAATCGTCGTCATGGTCCTGGTGGCGTTCCTGGTGAAATCGCAGCGCCGGGACGCCCTCAAATGGGTGTGGCTGGGCGTCGCCGCCGCCCTCGCGATGACCGTCGGCGTGTTCCTGGTGATCCAGTACGGCACGTACACGATCAAGGATCTGGCCGCCGAGGCGATCGCCGGCGTCGCATCGCTGGTGGCCGTCGCCATCGTCACGTCGATGGTGCTGTGGATGCGCAAGGCCTCCGCCGGACTGTCCGGTGAACTGCGGGCCGGCATGTCGCGCGCGCTGGAAACCGGTGCGGCCGCGGTCTTCATGCTGGCCTTCCTCGCCGTCGGCCGGGAGGGCTTCGAGACCGCGCTGTTCATGGTCGGCTACGCCGAGGCCGAGACCGCCTGGCCGCTGCTGGGCCTGCTCGTCGGAGTCGCCGTCGCGGCCGCGATCGCCTGCGGCATGTACGCGGGCGCCGTCCGGATCAACCTGGCCAAGTTCTTCAAATACACCGGCGCGTTCCTGATCGTCGTCGCGGCGGGCATCCTGTCCTACGGCGTCGGCGCCTTGCAGACCGTCGGCTGGCTGCCCGGTCTGGGCACCAAGGCCTTCGACATCACGTCGTGGTTCAACTGGTCGTCCTGGTACGGCGAAATCATCCAGGGCGTCTTCAACGTCACGCCCACCCCGACGGTGCTGCAGCTCATCGCCTGGCTCGCCTATCTGGCGCTCGTGCTGACCGTTTTTCTGCGTCCCGTGACCGCCGCACCGGCGGCCCCGGCCCCGACGTCCGCCAATGCCGAACCCAGCTCCGACCCCTCGGAGCAAACCCCTCAACCCGAAAGGTCCGCTTCGTGA
- the efeO gene encoding iron uptake system protein EfeO has translation MLPAVPLKSGLAATAALLAGVSLAGCTAKEASTAESGSTAKQITVDASDSACTLSSTEAATGPSTFVITNNGTKVTEFYVYGEGERVMGEVENISPGLQRKLIVQLSQPGTYQTACKPGMIGDGIRSDFKVTGDAVQVDTEGKFKEASDNYKRYVTSQTEALVPATEAFAAAIKAGDIAKAKSLYPTTRTYYERIEPVAESFPDDLDPRIDLREADLEPGQKWTGFHRLEKDLWVSGLQPDTNAIADQLVADIKELNDGVKAPAWTIDSTQIAGGAQGLLDEVAASKISGEEDIFSHTDLWDFQANVVGSQTAVASVRPILDERDAELGKRVDKGFGDVEALLAKYRKGDGFVYYDTVTEPQRQELSRAIDALGKEVSQVQGVIAPQ, from the coding sequence ATCCTGCCCGCCGTCCCCCTCAAGTCCGGTCTCGCCGCGACCGCCGCGCTCCTCGCCGGTGTGTCGTTGGCCGGCTGCACCGCCAAGGAAGCCAGCACCGCCGAGTCCGGCTCCACGGCCAAGCAGATCACCGTCGACGCCTCCGACAGCGCGTGCACGCTGTCGAGCACCGAGGCCGCGACGGGGCCGAGCACCTTCGTGATCACCAACAACGGCACCAAGGTCACCGAGTTTTACGTCTACGGCGAGGGCGAGCGGGTGATGGGCGAAGTGGAGAACATCTCCCCCGGCCTGCAGCGCAAGCTCATCGTGCAGCTCAGCCAGCCCGGCACCTACCAGACCGCCTGCAAGCCCGGCATGATCGGCGACGGCATCCGCAGCGACTTCAAGGTCACCGGCGACGCGGTGCAGGTCGACACCGAAGGCAAGTTCAAGGAAGCCTCGGACAACTACAAGCGCTACGTAACCAGCCAGACCGAGGCCCTGGTCCCGGCGACCGAGGCGTTCGCCGCGGCGATCAAGGCAGGCGATATCGCCAAGGCCAAGTCGCTGTACCCCACCACGCGCACCTACTACGAGCGCATCGAACCGGTGGCCGAGTCGTTCCCCGACGATCTGGACCCCCGCATCGATCTGCGCGAGGCCGACCTGGAACCCGGCCAGAAGTGGACCGGCTTCCACCGCCTCGAGAAGGACCTGTGGGTCAGCGGCCTGCAGCCCGACACCAATGCGATCGCCGACCAGCTGGTGGCCGACATCAAGGAACTCAACGACGGCGTCAAGGCGCCGGCCTGGACCATCGACTCGACCCAGATCGCCGGTGGCGCACAGGGTCTGCTCGACGAGGTCGCCGCCAGCAAGATCAGCGGTGAAGAGGACATCTTCAGCCACACCGACCTGTGGGACTTCCAGGCCAACGTCGTCGGCTCACAGACCGCGGTGGCCTCGGTGCGCCCGATCCTCGACGAGCGCGACGCCGAGCTGGGCAAGCGCGTCGACAAGGGCTTCGGCGACGTCGAGGCGCTGCTGGCCAAGTACCGCAAGGGCGACGGCTTCGTGTACTACGACACCGTCACCGAGCCGCAGCGTCAGGAACTGTCCCGCGCGATCGACGCGCTCGGCAAGGAGGTAAGTCAGGTGCAGGGTGTCATCGCTCCCCAGTAA
- the efeB gene encoding iron uptake transporter deferrochelatase/peroxidase subunit: MSSLPSNPETTAPEQSQRSGLSRRKLFGAAGVTAAVVGAAGAGALAGRASAADVATGGLDKPVPFRGEHQAGIVTPAQDRMHFATFDVTTDSRADVVAMLKEWTGMAERMTAGEEAVHDGAIGLNPYAPPSDTGEALGLPASQLTLTIGFGPSFFVKDGKDRFGIAGQKPALLENLPKFPNETMDPARCGGDIVVQACANDPQVAVHAIRNLARVGFGTVAVRYSQLGFGRTSSTTREQSTPRNLFGFKDGTANIKAEDTDTLNQQVWVAKGDGPDWMTGGSYMVSRRIRMRIEAWDRTTLLEQERVIGRQKGTGAPNGLTQEFEELNFDIVDNKNEPLIDRNAHVRLASQQHLGGIQILRRGYNFTDGSDGFGHLDAGLFFVAFMRNPATQFIPMQTELARHDALNEYITHTGSAIFAVPPGLRDGDYWGSTLLG, encoded by the coding sequence GTGTCATCGCTCCCCAGTAACCCCGAGACGACCGCCCCCGAGCAGTCGCAGCGCTCAGGCCTGTCCCGGCGCAAGTTGTTCGGCGCCGCCGGTGTGACCGCAGCGGTGGTCGGCGCGGCCGGCGCCGGGGCGCTGGCCGGGCGGGCCTCGGCCGCCGACGTCGCCACCGGTGGGCTGGACAAACCGGTTCCGTTCCGCGGTGAACACCAGGCCGGCATCGTCACCCCCGCGCAGGACCGGATGCACTTCGCGACCTTCGACGTCACCACCGACTCGCGAGCCGACGTGGTCGCGATGCTCAAAGAGTGGACCGGCATGGCCGAGCGGATGACCGCCGGCGAGGAAGCCGTCCACGACGGCGCCATCGGGCTCAATCCCTATGCGCCACCGTCGGATACCGGCGAGGCGCTGGGGTTGCCGGCTTCCCAGCTGACGCTGACCATCGGCTTCGGGCCGTCGTTCTTCGTCAAGGACGGCAAGGACCGCTTCGGCATCGCCGGCCAGAAGCCCGCGCTGCTGGAGAATCTGCCGAAGTTCCCGAACGAGACGATGGACCCGGCGCGCTGCGGCGGTGACATCGTGGTGCAGGCGTGCGCCAACGACCCACAGGTCGCGGTGCACGCCATCCGCAACCTGGCCCGCGTCGGGTTCGGCACGGTGGCCGTGCGCTACTCCCAGCTCGGTTTCGGCCGCACCTCGTCGACCACCCGCGAACAGTCGACACCGCGAAATCTGTTCGGGTTCAAGGACGGAACCGCGAACATCAAGGCCGAGGACACCGACACCCTCAACCAGCAGGTGTGGGTGGCCAAGGGAGACGGCCCGGACTGGATGACCGGCGGCAGCTATATGGTCAGCCGGCGGATCCGGATGCGCATCGAAGCCTGGGACCGGACAACGCTTCTCGAGCAGGAGCGGGTGATCGGCAGGCAGAAGGGCACCGGCGCACCCAACGGGCTCACCCAGGAGTTCGAGGAGCTCAACTTCGACATCGTCGACAACAAGAACGAGCCGCTGATCGATCGCAATGCCCATGTGCGGCTGGCGTCCCAGCAGCACCTGGGCGGTATCCAGATCCTGCGCCGCGGCTACAACTTCACCGACGGCTCCGACGGGTTCGGGCACCTCGATGCCGGGCTGTTCTTCGTCGCGTTCATGCGCAACCCGGCGACCCAGTTCATCCCCATGCAGACCGAGCTGGCCCGCCACGACGCGCTCAACGAGTACATCACCCACACCGGCAGTGCGATCTTCGCCGTACCGCCGGGGCTGCGCGACGGCGATTACTGGGGTTCGACGCTGCTGGGCTGA
- a CDS encoding nucleoside triphosphate pyrophosphohydrolase, with product MTVILVDPRRPALVPVEAVELLSGDVQYTEELPIKVPWSLPAARPVLTGENAPVLLSSDREHPAVRARLAAGEQLIAVAEPQRGERLVDAVAVMDRLRTTGPWESEQTHDSLRRYLLEETYELFDAVRGGDLGELRDELGDILLQVLFHARIAEEASAQAFSIDDVADALVRKLGNRVPAVLAGESISLEDQLAQWEQRKALEKSARESCVDDIPTAAPALLLAQKVIARVRNAGLPADLIPASITTVTVAADTDAENELRTAVLDFMDTVRDVERAIAAGSGELGGSAGAAAEDQWRAHWPSA from the coding sequence GTGACCGTCATCCTGGTGGACCCGCGGCGTCCGGCGCTGGTTCCCGTCGAGGCGGTCGAATTACTCAGCGGGGACGTGCAATACACCGAGGAACTGCCGATCAAGGTGCCGTGGTCGCTGCCGGCGGCGCGGCCGGTGCTCACCGGCGAGAACGCGCCGGTGCTGCTGTCCTCGGACCGCGAACACCCCGCCGTGCGGGCTCGGCTGGCCGCCGGTGAGCAGCTGATCGCCGTCGCCGAACCCCAGCGCGGTGAACGTCTGGTCGATGCGGTGGCGGTGATGGACCGGCTGCGCACCACGGGGCCGTGGGAGAGCGAGCAGACGCACGACTCGCTGCGCCGCTATCTGCTGGAGGAGACCTACGAGCTGTTCGACGCCGTGCGCGGCGGTGATCTCGGGGAGCTGCGCGACGAGCTCGGCGACATTCTCTTGCAGGTGCTGTTCCATGCGCGGATCGCCGAAGAGGCTTCAGCGCAGGCATTCTCGATCGACGACGTGGCCGACGCGCTGGTCCGCAAACTCGGCAACCGGGTGCCCGCGGTGCTGGCCGGTGAGTCCATCTCGTTGGAGGACCAGCTGGCACAGTGGGAGCAGCGCAAGGCCCTGGAGAAGAGTGCCCGCGAATCCTGCGTGGACGACATCCCGACGGCCGCCCCGGCATTGCTGCTGGCGCAGAAGGTGATCGCGAGGGTGCGCAACGCCGGGCTGCCCGCTGATCTGATCCCGGCGTCGATCACCACCGTGACGGTGGCCGCCGACACCGACGCCGAGAACGAATTGCGCACCGCCGTACTCGATTTCATGGACACCGTTCGCGATGTCGAGCGGGCCATCGCGGCCGGGAGCGGCGAGCTCGGCGGGTCGGCCGGTGCCGCGGCCGAGGACCAGTGGCGGGCACACTGGCCGTCGGCCTAG